The genomic window CCTGCTGGCGGTGCCTTTGCGCAGCGGCTACGAAGACACTGCGATGGACTTGAAAGACCGCGAGAACGGCGTGCGCAAGGTGGCGCGCGTGGCGACGTATCGCGGCTTCGTCTTTGCCAGCCTGGCGGCCGACGGGCCCGATCTGCCCGAATTTCTTGGCGGCGTGGCGACCTCTCTCGACAACTTCTGCGACCGGGCACCCGATGGCGAAGTCGAGGTGGCCGGCGGCGTGCAGCGCGTCATCCAGCGCAACAACTGGAAGATCTTTTTCGAGAACCTGCACGACACCATCCACGCGGTCGCCACGCACGAATCGTCGTGGCGCGCCGCCAAGGAAGAGTTCGAGTCGATGCCAGAGGGCACGCAAAAACCTTTCGAGATCGTCATCGTCGACGGCAACGGCGAGCCGCTGGAGTTCTGGGAGAAGCTGGAGCTCAAGGGCTACGACGGCGGCCACGGCTACATGGAAGGCATCTTCACGCCGCCCAAAGATCCGGTGAGCCTGGCGTATGTCGCATCGCTCGAAGCCCGCCAGGGCGCGGCGCGTGCCGATGAGATCCTGCGGGTGAACCGACACAACACCATCGTCTATCCGAGCTGTTCGCCGCACACCTCGTTCCAGCAGATTCGCGTGATCCGGCCGCTGTCGGTCGACCGCACGCTGGTCGAGATCTTCACCTTCAGGTTGAAGGGCGCGCCGGATGCCACTTTCCGACGCGCGCTCAAGTACACCAACGTCATCAACTCGCCGTCGTCGACCGTGATGCCCGATGACCTGGAGGCCTACAACCGCGTGCAGGAAGGTCTCGGCTCCGACGGTGGCGACTGGGTCAGCCTGCACCGCGCGGCAGGACGCGAAGAGGCGTTGCCCGGTGGCCGTGCATCCAACGGCAACAGCGAGATGCCGATGCGCAACATGTTCCGCGCGTGGGCCGGCTACATGGCAACCGAGCCGACAAAGCACGGTCTGCTGAAAGATGCCGCATGAACTTCACCGACTGGCAAGAGCAGCAGCACGTCACGCAGTTCCTGCACCACGAGGCGCGGCTGCTCGACGAGCACCGCTGGGCCGAATGGATGGACCTCTTCACGCCCGACGGCCTCTACTGGATGCCGCTGGTGCGCGGCCAGACCGACCACCTCGACCATGCCTCGCTCTTTTGCGACGACGCCTTGCTGCGCTCGATGCGCGTGCGCCGGCTGTCGCAGGTGCGCGCCTATTCGCAGCAGCCCGCCACGCGCACCTCGCACGTCATCGGCAACATCGCGCTCGAATCGCGCGCGGCGGATGGCTGCATCGTCTACTCGACCTTTCATTTGCTCGAATGGCGCAAGGACGCGCAACGCGCTTTCGGCGGCAGCGTGCTGCACACCCTGCA from Variovorax sp. PAMC28562 includes these protein-coding regions:
- a CDS encoding aromatic ring-hydroxylating dioxygenase subunit alpha, which codes for MQNQTDIAVERQVQQEVRFYPTAHAQKNAAPHTLVQADRVHKSVYTDPEIFELEMDRVFGQAWLYVGHESQVPNTGDYFTTRLGREPVVMLRHSDGAVHVLYNRCPHKGAKIVPDGSGSAGKFLRCLYHGWTFKCDGSLLAVPLRSGYEDTAMDLKDRENGVRKVARVATYRGFVFASLAADGPDLPEFLGGVATSLDNFCDRAPDGEVEVAGGVQRVIQRNNWKIFFENLHDTIHAVATHESSWRAAKEEFESMPEGTQKPFEIVIVDGNGEPLEFWEKLELKGYDGGHGYMEGIFTPPKDPVSLAYVASLEARQGAARADEILRVNRHNTIVYPSCSPHTSFQQIRVIRPLSVDRTLVEIFTFRLKGAPDATFRRALKYTNVINSPSSTVMPDDLEAYNRVQEGLGSDGGDWVSLHRAAGREEALPGGRASNGNSEMPMRNMFRAWAGYMATEPTKHGLLKDAA
- a CDS encoding aromatic-ring-hydroxylating dioxygenase subunit beta, with amino-acid sequence MNFTDWQEQQHVTQFLHHEARLLDEHRWAEWMDLFTPDGLYWMPLVRGQTDHLDHASLFCDDALLRSMRVRRLSQVRAYSQQPATRTSHVIGNIALESRAADGCIVYSTFHLLEWRKDAQRAFGGSVLHTLQREGDSFRIRMKRVDLLNCEAPHEALEVFM